From Alosa sapidissima isolate fAloSap1 chromosome 2, fAloSap1.pri, whole genome shotgun sequence, one genomic window encodes:
- the LOC121687978 gene encoding titin-like, translating to HEVSALEYAAAESLPIRHVLIEYLYSASYSSPEKCVATKTKTKVVEEVKEIKATLSAKIITKSQSTTVSIGETARFTCDIDGEPAPRLTWLHEGTTIVSSHRYLVTTPQYKSTFEIISVEISHEGNYIVMVENSEGTQEARFSLPFRKPPPKQEVPAPLPSVKSPEPEVKSPELSQVTSPEPRVKSPESVKSPEPFTSPSELKSPSPVKSSEPVTPPQRVASPPTVKSPEPITSPPRVKSPTIIKSPEPILSPRRVKSPPRVKSLDPVLSPKWVKSPTKTAPPKIVQQLIAEASEDKVKIYCVAENMVVKEVVWYKGRKKMTQGSIYGVSESDQGEYTCEITTEGRHVQNIILFHWPSVPEHTPK from the coding sequence CATGAGGTGTCGGCTTTAGAGTATGCTGCAGCAGAAAGTTTACCTATTAGACATGTTTTAATTGAATACTTGTATTCTGCATCTTACTCATCACCTGAAAAATGTGTTGctacaaagacaaaaacaaaagtagTTGAAGAAGTCAAAGAGATTAAGGCCACTTTATCTGCAAAAATAATCACAAAGTCTCAGTCAACCACAGTTTCTATTGGGGAGACAGCCAGATTCACATGTGATATTGATGGTGAACCAGCACCAAGATTGACATGGTTGCACGAAGGAACCACCATTGTGTCCTCTCACCGTTACCTGGTGACTACACCACAGTACAAGTCTACATTTGAAATCATCTCGGTTGAGATTTCTCATGAGGGCAACTACATAGTGATGGTGGAGAACTCAGAAGGCACACAAGAGGCAAGATTTTCCTTGCCCTTCCGTAAACCACCACCTAAACAGGAGGTTCCTGCCCCACTTCCAAGTGTGAAATCCCCTGAGCCTGAGGTAAAATCCCCAGAACTTTCTCAAGTAACCTCACCAGAGCCCCGAGTCAAATCACCTGAGAGTGTGAAGTCACCAGAACCATTTACTTCACCATCAGAACTGAAGTCACCAAGCCCAGTCAAGTCTTCAGAGCCAGTGACTCCACCACAGAGGGTGGCATCCCCCCCAACTGTTAAATCTCCAGAGCCCATTACATCACCACCAAGGGTGAAATCTCCAACGATCATCAAATCTCCTGAACCAATTCTTTCACCACGAAGGGTGAAATCCCCACCCAGAGTCAAATCACTAGATCCTGTCCTGTCACCTAAATGGGTAAAGTCCCCAACCAAAACTGCCCCACCAAAGATTGTTCAGCAGCTTATAGCAGAGGCTTCTGAGGACAAAGTGAAAATATACTGTGTTGCTGAAAACATGGTGGTGAAGGAAGTTGTGTGGTACAAAGGCAGGAAAAAAATGACACAAGGCAGTATCTATGGCGTCTCTGAGAGTGACCAAGGTGAATACACCTGTGAGATTACTACAGAAGGGAGACATGTCCAAAACATTATTCTCTTTCACTGGCCA
- the LOC121703979 gene encoding titin-like, with the protein MLEEELELGFSPSQINWQSSTLSSLHCASPKAEKMAEVKHEDKKEHPTIAKFLRRRRSLSPTYIELMRPVSEFIRPPRACSTVEVEGEAIKRRSPTPDRTRPRSPSPVSTEGSSRSSSRFERSSRFDIMSRYESRKVALNSEIKYQVVTQAPFSLDHAPRITVRMRSHRVPCGQDTKFMLNVQAKPEAEIKWFHNGKEIQESSKYQITNLSGVLSLKVCQCIAEDSGTYRVVATNSKGETSDYTTLDVSGGEFSTYSSRRKDEEAPATFIPDVTTTDYYHISSVRPSSSSRTYLEVKETSTNFVE; encoded by the coding sequence ATGCTTGAGGAGGAGCTTGAACTAGGCTTCTCACCCTCCCAAATCAACTGGCAGTCCAGTACGCTATCTTCACTGCATTGTGCATCACCAAAAGCTGAGAAAATGGCTGAGGTGAAGCATGAGGATAAGAAAGAGCATCCTACCATTGCAAAGTTTCTGAGAAGAAGAAGATCATTGTCACCAACATACATTGAGCTGATGCGTCCAGTGTCTGAATTCATAAGACCTCCTCGAGCTTGTTCCACAGTGGAGGTTGAGGGAGAGGCTATCAAGAGAAGATCACCAACCCCTGACAGAACACGTCCTCGCTCTCCTAGCCCTGTTTCAACAGAGGGGTCATCCAGGTCATCCTCAAGGTTTGAGAGATCTTCCAGATTTGACATCATGTCAAGATATGAATCAAGAAAAGTAGCTCTTAATTCTGAGATAAAATACCAGGTTGTTACACAGGCACCATTCAGCCTTGATCATGCTCCACGTATTACTGTGAGAATGCGTTCTCATCGTGTGCCATGTGGTCAGGATACAAAGTTCATGTTGAATGTCCAAGCCAAGCCAGAAGCAGAAATCAAATGGTTTCATAATGGAAAGGAAATTCAGGAAAGTAGCAAGTACCAGATTACAAATCTAAGTGGAGTTCTGTCTCTAAAGGTCTGCCAGTGCATTGCAGAGGACAGTGGAACATACCGTGTTGTCGCCACAAATTCAAAGGGCGAGACATCCGACTATACCACTCTTGATGTTTCAGGTGGAGAATTTTCCACATATTCCTCTCGCCGGAAAGATGAAGAGGCGCCTGCAACATTTATCCCAGACGTCACAACTACTGACTACTACCATATATCATCAGTTAGACCTTCTTCCTCTTCCAGAACTTACCTTGAGGTCAAAGAAACCTCAACAAACTTTGTGGAATGA